The Cottoperca gobio chromosome 8, fCotGob3.1, whole genome shotgun sequence genome contains the following window.
tggcagacctggcatttttagttgatcttactggtcatctcaacactgaacaagaacCTACTGCGcgcatgaaagcattctgtgtgaagctccgtctctttgagacacaactacgcaacttcaatgttgcgcacttctccactcaaatatgtgagcaaacattttctgttaactctgaacaaaagcatattgagaaccaaaatgagcgacagcatctctgtgatgtccttcgtatctcaaacaccaaacttactcctgacctgcagcatccttcagtccaaagtgcagcatcactgctcccactgagtgcaccgctgttcccattataggagagttaaaacatatattacaaagtattcatgttaataagctcatttttcaataaattcagtcagttaaagttgataacattttccaactaacgttagttgatgcccaataacttatttgtttaacaagcttgagatatatccatccccccccccccccccccccttgattttgtttttggtggcccagcccttcatatatttttctgtatatactgccctcagtgaaaaaggtttggacacccctgctttaaaccaTACTACATAAGTAGTTTATCAGCCCTTTGTTGGCGATGGATGCATGTCAGATGTGTATCTTTCTACACCACACCTCTGTTTGCGTTTAAACCATACTACATAAGTAGTTTATCAGCCCTTTGTTGGCGATGGATGCATGTCAGATATTTATCTTTCTACACCACACCTCTGTTTGCGTTTAAACCATACTACATAAGTAGTTTATCAGCCCTTTGTTGGCGATGGATGCATGTCAGATATTTATCTTTCTACACCACACCTCTGTTTGCGTTTAAACCATACTACATAAGTAGTTTATCAGCCCTTTGTTGGCGATGGATGCATGTCAGATATTTATCTTTCTACACCACACCTCTGTTTGCGTTTAAACCATACTACATAAGTAGTTTATCAGCCCTTTGTTGGCAATGGATGCATGTCAGATATTTATCTTTCTACACCACACCTCTGTTTGCGATGCACAGCTGTTTACCTGTTCTGAACAAACAATCATCCTTTTAGCATGCGAGTATCCAAAGTTGGAGTCATGCGGTGGTCCATTGTGTATCTATGAGAGTGGGGCATGACAGTAAAGATAAAGTTAAAGTAATCCATTTTGCCAAAGTAATAATAATTGCTCTTAATTTCATGTCTCTCTAGCAACATTGTACCCTGATAATTACTTAACATTAACTTAACAACATTTGGTGGCATTGAGAATTAGCATTGTCTTTATTTACAATCTGAGCAGATCAATGCCAGATAATTGTGtcatatttcattcattttttatttataatgagacaacaccgtatatatatatatatatatatatatatatatatatatatatatatatatatatatatatatatatatatatattataattcttTTCAGCATTGCAAGTCCACCTTATAACCCTAAAATAAAGCTTACCATGGTCTCATCGATGGGGTATGTGGTTTTGTCGGGGAAGATACAACTGGACAGGCAAGACACTACCTTGGAGACGCCCATTTCGTGAGCTGTTTGTAGCACATTGTCATTGATTTTGATGTTGTCCCGCTGTGAAGGGGTCAGACTGTCACTGATTGGCCATTATAGTTTAAAGACAATGTAGATCTTTTCTTTAGACCCCACTTTTACAGTACCTATGGTTAAAATTGACAACAATTTACAATTTGACAGCTGTGGTGGATCATGCATCAGTCTTACCAGAAAGTGCAGGTTCTCCCTCATGTGCTGATAGAGTCCTCCGACCTTTGCAGCCAGGTGGACGACATGAGTGGGACGATACTTCTCGAACACAGCCCTGGTCTGCccaacatttctgttttaacaCCACATTTATTTAGAATGATAGAGATTGGGAACAAATACAGCTTCTAAAAAGGATATTTTTAACCTGGGGGATTCTAACATCTCCAGAATCCCTCCTCACAACAACCCTCTCATCCAGCTTGACGGCTACCCAGGGGCTAAAGTATATCATCTgcttgaaataataaagaaatttaAGCCTAATTCGACCGTTaagattgttgttttctcaATCGGGATCAACAATCGGGATCAGGACCCCAGGCAGACGACTACAAACCAGCTCAAGTCACTTTTCAGACATGCTGCCATTGCCTTTTCCCATGCCTCCACACACTTCCCTCTGCTCAACTTTTCACCGCACCGCAcctcactcaaacacaacaacataatcttacagtcataaacaacacattgtccGAACAACACAACATCCTTCCATTAattccagcagacacattttttactgaAACTGACTTGGACCACAAACACGGCACAACTCATTTTTGAATCTTGGTGCACACATCTCCAATTGTAGACtctaaatacaaacacataataCCTAACATAAGTACTCTGCTTGGTGCCCATGATCCCCCCCCTTTGGTAAgtattcattcatacattctCATACATTTGCAACACCCATCCACAGATCGGTAGGccagtgcaaacaaaacacatccctGTATTCCTATCCACAACCCTTCCCCAAGCCTGTCTTCTGATTCATGGAGAGGATGAGTTGCTACAATCTACTggttataatgtattttagacttcataaatgtaaatatgcatATATGTGGATAAGTGCACAAAGCAAAAGGATTTCAGTTGACTCATATTCAAtgaatgcatttaaaagttgggataaaataagtttaaataaTAGTAACTGTCAAGTTTGATGAGCATTGTCCTGCAGCTGAGATGCATATTTGGGCACATTATGAGCGTggaagaaaaatgtaaagagCTCCCGTCTACCTCAGAAAGAATAGGATGAACAAAATCCAACTGCATTTTAATCGTATTTGGAATTTATTCACAAGAGTCTCTGTATTATACAGAAGTAGAGGAACACACCAGTCATGgtaatgaataaaaacacaattcagcATCAAAGGACCCAACCTGCCTTTTAATGTTGAACCAACAaatgtatatacaaatattttaagatGACACTTCACCATAGatgtatataataacaatatattaaccaaacaaaaacattggtTATTTGGGATATCGGCTTTTATATCTTAATTGAGATCGTTGACACAATCCTCTAAATCCAGGTTATGTTCTGTTCATATCCAAGCTGAGTGGAAGTGGGTGTTAGCCAGGAAGGTTCCGACAGATGACGGAGATACGACGCAGCCGAGGCACCCTCTGTCCACTGAACACAGACTCCTCGTCTTTCAGGATCTGGTGAGTGAAGTTAAATCTGGCCTGGTCCCTGTATGGGTGTGAAGAGAACGGGGTGAAACACATTACTGCATTGTTTAAAGTGAAGTATGATACAACTACAGGACACTCCATGACACAATTTGTTCAGAAAATACTGGACCTCAGTATGTAGAGGGAGCGTCGGGGCAGCAGCAGGTCCAGCCATTCGTTGGCATCATCCTCCTTCACCAAGCGCATGATACTGTCTGACAGGAGACTCAACCCAGCAATAGTGCTACCACAGAACTTAAAAAAACAGAGAATGACAGTAAGATCTCAGCTGCCGGGATAACAGCGGAGCACACACATAAAGTTTTCCAAATAGTTCCAGTGCTGACATTATAGTCCATGTTAGAAACTAATATTTGcgattgttttctttgtctgaatGCAGGCGCAGCTGAAGGTTCAACTGAGAGGCAAAGGAGGAATATACAAGGAAAGTAGAGCAGAAGCTGCGGGACAACAACATGAGGAAGGTCAGGGACGGCATGAAAACCATCACAGGCTGCAAAAAGAAGGGCAGCAACGCAACAGAAGGGGACGCTGTGAGAGCAAACCAGCTCAACCTGTTCTATAACAGGTTTGATAGCCCAGCTGTTGCAGCCAGGAGCTGCCCACCCAGCACCTCCCTAAACAGgagaatggacaagaggggtaGTACAGGAACCTGgcggaggactttgtgaggtggtccaagttgaaccatctgcagctgaacacctccaagaccaaggagatggtggtggattttcgaaggatcaggccacatgtgcaacctgtgtccatcgagggggtcgacggggtggtcaggtcctacaaatatctgggcctgcagctggacgacaagctggactggactggcaaatatggacactcttcataagatgtttaatgtttttttttttacatcaactGTTAACACCATCGGGTTTTTTTTCAGCAAACATGAagtgatttgtattttttaagctACTGCATGCCTACATTTCCCTTGGGATGAATAaagcatccatccatctatccatctatccatctatccatctatcatctatcaatctatccatctatcataGTCTTAGACTatgcgctcaggaaggccatcagtggacgggagctagaactcggcctcacaataacacctaggaggtcgagacgacacccCGCTTTAGTCCTAATGGACCTGGACTATgcggatgacatcagtctgctctctgaccgcgtagagcaagcacaggagtggagacagagtgcagcaaggttggccttcagctaaatgccaagaaaactgagttcataacatataacatccccccggaccatccacctctaaaaacacaGGCGGCACTGCTCTAAAAGGAAgacaatgatttcaaatacctgggctcgtgggtcaactcgtccgagcaagaccttaaagtgaggaaggcacttgcatggagggccctgaacggcatgacctgtgtgtggaactccaacctcccccgacaaaCGAAACTCAGTTTCTTCCAtacaacagtggagtctgttctcctgtctggcagtgaatgctggaccctgaagcccaccctgcagaaatccctagatgggtgctacacgagaatgctgcgtgtggtacttggcatcaacaaggatgagcatgtcaccaacacgcacttgtatggggggcgctaagggtgggtgaaaaaaacagcggtcaggagaatgaggctggcaggtcactgccagagacaccaagagctgccagccagcaaacttgtgctgtgggagccaacacacgggcaccgatcacgagggcgtcccgcaataacatacgtggatgtactcaggaaagatgcgggagcagaaaatactggcgagctagccagatgcatggaggatcgggatgactggaagcaccgatggagggcccgtctgaggacgacctagtagtagtagtatctagaaggaaaaaaagacaaacctGGTACCTTGACACTGTCAATGTGAGGCTTGATGTAGCCAGTCTTGTCCAGATCTAGAATGTGCACAGGCCCGAGGAGTGGACTACCCTGAGGAAACGCTACAGATCGAACACGATTCAAGACCTCCTCACACGTTGCCCCCCACCTCGCACGCTCAGTCTCTCGGTACCCGTGAATAGCCTGAATGAGaggaagtaaacacaaatgAAGTCAGTGCCACtatcatttcaaaaacattcacGCTTTAACTTATTAATTCAGAAATAATTGCAATATTGTTAAGTAATAATCCCACAGCCTGTGGTTGCACTCTATGTCTCTTGGAGCCAGTCAAAACATTTGTATCAGAATTTGAAGTAGACTTTATCGTTGTGTTTCAATTTGAATTTATAAGtctattgcatgtgtgtgttgcattccGGCTTGATTTGTGATGTTGTGACATATGTTGTTTGTAACAAATTGTTATTGCTACCAATCTAGCCCAGTACACTCTTGAAACTGTATTATTATGAAGGGGTACTGCATTGAAACTAACCAAAAACTATACCGGAAACGGGAAAATGCAATGACAGGTGTAGGATTTAGCCAGAAAATGCATTCCTATatcatacagtataatataagtATCATATAGGAAGGCATTTCTGTTCATATATACTGAGTATCAGCGTATCAGTATATACTGAGTATATACTAACAGGACCATATGTAGTGAAGTGGTCTTTCAACTACTCGTATAAGTAGAAGGCTACTAACATGTTAGCAGGTACTAATTGTGCTTATCAATCGTTAAATCTGTAACAGGTGTGTTGCAACTCGACATGTACCTTTTTTATATGTTCACGTGCGTGACATTTGAGTAGACCCGTTTCTACCATTAGCCCTCTACTTCTGAACATAACTTACATTGTCCCAATGGTCGAATTCGTAGCGTTTCTTCTTCAGGCCTGGCTCCAGCTCTTGTAGAAgagccccctcctcttcctcagtgaTGAACACCGTCCTCACCGCCACCTGTGAGCAGAGTCTCTGCACAAGCTCCGGGCTTGACCCGACGATGACAGCCTCATCTTGGAGAGGTAACAGGCCGCTGCTGGCACGGGAGCTAAGACGGCGCTGGTGCCTGGTGTAAACGGCTGGTTTGTGAATTCGTTTTAATACTGTCAGCAACAGTTTCATTATCCTGTCTGTAATATAATTAGGTCAACCACGCTACACTGACTTATTCAcctttttagctttgttttggtcttgtAGGCAGAAGTCAAGCGGTTATGTGAGACGCCATGTTGAAAAacacaatgcattgtggggGGTGTAGTCTTCGAGCAGAGGGATTCTCTGCCCAAGGTGTGACtcgaaaataaaaacatgtaaaagtcTTTCCTAATATAAATTGAAActagaaaatacttttaataaataatattaatgactatctaaaaattaaataaataaacgctAAATTGTTGTATGTCCTGTGGCATACTGAGTAACCTTGGGAAGGTTAAATGCAGTCTTACACGTTTTTCTGATAATTGAAAATGTTATCctatatattctatttatatataatgtatttcttGGTTTGGTTTGTGTATGAAGCGCCTTGTATAGCCTACATTTTGataagaaatagaaatagataaTGTTCTACAATTCATATAGACTTACTCATATCGGTAATATCATATCATTATCCTGTGAAGGGTAAAGAAGCAGACAACAAAGAacagtgatgacatttttacaTCAATAACTCTTGATCATATAATTACCCAACGTCAACagtatatgtgtttgtatattatCTTTATGTGCACGCGTTCAGGCTTGCATGCAGGGATGGGTCTTAAAAGAAGCTTACTAAGTTCAACCCCTTCTTCTTGCTCGCTTGCTCTCATAGTTTAAGGATGTGAGGACACAAAGGGAAGAGTGGCAACACCGAGAAGAGTGACTGCAGATTTTGCAGTTATGTCCAGTGACCACTGGAGGGCAGTGAAGACTCATGATTGTGAATACACTCAGGTCAGTCGTCCACTCCACCTGTGCTGAGagagtatatgtatatatatatatatatatatatatatatatgtatatatatagtatatatatatatatatatatatatatatatatatatatatagatatatatgtatataatatatatatatataatatatataatatgtgtgtatatatgtatgtatatatatatattatatatatatatatatatatatatatatatatatatatatatgtatataggatatatatatattatatatatatatattatgtatatatgtatatatatatatataagattatatatatgtgatatatatggatatatgtatatatatatatattatatatatatgtgtgtgtgtgtgtgtatatatatatatatatatatatataatatatatatatatatatatataatatgtgtgtgtggtgtattatatatatatatatatatatatgatataatatatatatagtatatctatatgtgtaatataatatatagtgtgtatatatatatatatatatatatgtgtataatatatatatatatatgtgtgtataatatatatatatatatatatatattatatatatatatatatatatatatatatatatatatatatatatatatatatatatatatatgtgtgtatgtatgtgtgtatatatatatatatatatatatacacacatatatatatatatacacatatatgtgtgtgtgtatatatatatatatatatatatatatatatatatatatatatatatatatgtgtgtgtatatatatatatgttgtatatatgtatgtatgtatatatatatatatatatatatatatatatatatatatatatatatgtatatgtatgtgtatatgtatatatatatgtatatgtatgtgtatatgtatatgtatatgtatgtatatgtatgtatgtatatgtatgtatgtatatatatatatatatatatgtgtatatgtatatatatatgtatgtatatgtatgtatgtatatgtatgtatgtatatatatatatatatatatgtgtatatgtatatatatgtatgtatgtatatgtatatatatatgtatgtatgtgtgtgtatatatgtatgtatgtgtgtatatatgtatgtgtgtatatatatatgtatgtgtgtgtgtgtatatatgtatatgtatgtgtgtgtgtatatatgtatgtgtgtgtgtgtatataaaaaaactcacttttcacattgaacaggtgctcttttattaaataaactaaacgcttatgtcatttatctcatttatgtgcacgtttcagttgctttgcatatttacattctctcctctgcttcgtgaggggcggagctccgcttccgaacccacacacgcgcgcgaactcacacaattacagtcagagacagagtggagaaaaggtgaggagagaacttaaaaaacctgcgccacgcacgcaccccaggcagcaccctgcagatcagtatacctaggggaaacactgaagtaaataaaaaatcattcataaccttgtctacagttaaatgcaataggcctaattgtttcaaaatccgcggcacaccatttgggaaccactgcgcAAGAGAAACCCATTTTCTTTGGGAGGGGGACGGAGAATACAACctatatagatacatattaGCTTAGGTGGTAGGTTGTCAACGAGTctaagtgatatacagtgatacaCTTTCTtgctaataaatgatgaattgGACGGTTTTGTCTGAATTGCATCATTCCTCGCTGACTGAGGGTGTAGCATCTCCACTGTAGAGACGGGAGAATCAATTACGAGACTCATTtgaagctgtttgtttgtgattttccCTCATATCATAACTGTCAGTTTCAAAAGAACATCAGGTGGAGGCAGAGTCTTGGGAGGAAGACGGCTTTTGTtgggacaaaaaaataaaatacattttaacagcTATACATAACTCGTTTTcggaaataaacacattatacacactatataataCACTATAGAATAAACGGTATAATTAACCAAATGGTATAAAGTAGATTTTAAGAGTTAAACGGAGTTTTTGTAGACTCCGAGTAACCATTATCTTTTGAGGCCTAAGCTAAAGACAGGGAGATCACACACTACGGAGTAAattcatacataataataaatggtAATCATCTAAAACACCAAGAACcaaatatataaagaattacGAGTTATATAACCggtgttgaaaatgtatttaattaagaaCTGTGCGCCATGAACATATGTTTAGAACCATTAATAATTCTACGAAACAAAGAAATactaaaaaggaaataaatctaattaaaaaagaaaacacttgtgATTTGTGATAACATGAACCTGTGACTCACATAGAGCAAGAAACATTATCGGATTaaaactttatattttttatggcccagatagaaacttgtgcttgaatttattgtacttcttagttctaacacagaaacacagttttgacttgtcagctaacttaaaacatcaagtgtcagataaaattgtgctttagatttttactcgattgcatgtgatgagagcacagatgagacagacaccgcacagctgttcattttttttgcggggagttgacgataacttttgcgttacggtaGAGCTgtttggtcttaggagtctaaagggaaCATCATAATTCGAGCTCGAGGACTTAACCACAGataatttcaagctttcctgtgatgtcgatgctgaatacggggacgcactccgcagttctgatgtgcgctggctgagtcgcggctccgtgctgcagcagttttattccctgagatcagaaaccgacctgtttttgaaagagaaggatcgacctcttcatgagctgagtgaccctccatgtttggcagacctggcatttttagttgatcttactggtcatctcaacactgaacaagaacTTACTGCGCGCATGAAatcattctgtgtgaagctccgtctctttgagacacaactacgcaacttcaatgttgcgcacttccccactcaaatatgtgagcaaacattttctgttaactctgaacaaaagcagattgagaaccaaaatgagcgacagcatctctgtgatatctgtgtgtatctcaaacaccaaacttactcctgacctgcagcatccttcagtccaaagtgcagcatcactgctcccactgagtgcaccgctgttcccattataggagagttaaaacatatattacaaagtattcatgttaataggCTCATTTTTTCAATatattcagtcaattaaagttgataacattttccaACTAACCTTAGTttatgtgttaacaagcccaataacttattaaCTTAATAacttgtttaacaagcttgagatatatccccccccccccccccttgattttgtttttggtggcccagcccttcgtatatttttctgtatgtggccctcagtgaaacaAGTTTGGACACCCTTGCTTTAAACCATACtacattagtagtttaagtaaaaacaattaaataatttggatttaaaaataacttgAATAAATTACAGATCAAATAGATCAATGACATtttgataacatttatttattaatcaattgaattattttatctcggataaatctataaaataaaaattgtaaactttaaaaaaaattaataaaaaaggagTGTGGAGTCTGACTGAAGTCAAATGTTTTAGCTACCTGTAGCACACAGCACTACATAGGGGCTAAGGTGATGAGAGGGGGGACAGCCCCAATGGAGGTAATGGTAGAACGCACCCAAGCACAACCAGATAAAAGAGCATGCTGGGGATGTCGCCAAACAGGTCATCGCTGCAGAAACTGCCCAACAAATTCATGGACTCAAGCCCAAGTAACAACCAGTGATGCACCATCAGAACCAAACCCATCACAGCCGCCCGCTGCACCAAAGAATCAGAGGACGAATACATCCCTTACAGATAATGCTGCAGCCCCAGTACCTCCTATCCATGTACACATAACTCAAcctcaacaaacaaataacatcCACAGCTTCAGAGGACGCACTCTGCAGAGGGGAGGATCCAATACCTTTGACACAACCTATCCCAATGCAGATTGCCGGAAAAACCTAAGTAGCCCCTATGTTGTATTCAGAGACCACACCCATCAATCTATTAGGACGGGACGTCCTGTGCcagctaaaaacaaaaatcatgtGTACACAAGATGGACTATACGTACACTTTCcagaagaaacaacaacaagaatgATGTCATTACAGACATCACAAAAGAACAACAGTCAGGTACAGCCTCTAGTCTACTGGCTTCAATTAACGCCACAATCAAGACTACTGCAGGAATGGAACACCTGGAAAAACTGGATTGAAGAACAAGTTGGACAAGCTATAGAGCCTCAGCTCCCACTCCACTGTACTCTTCTATATGACgaacaacaaagaaataaagactATGAGGAATGTTGGGAGGAACTAATCAAAAAGTCTCATTCAGAGGACTATGCATGATTTAAGAGCTATCAATGCCATCGTTGACGCTGAAACTCCAATCGTACCAGACCCCCACACACTGCTCTCTAAATATTCCACCTGATACACGCTGGTATAACTGTAATTGATCTGTGTTCAGTGTTTTTCAGAGTGACACTGCATCCAGACTTTCAACATCCGTCTGGTGGTACATACGAGGGACAGTAGCACACCTACACACGAGCAGCTCAGGGATATGGTGAGAGACcatctacaggactgtctcagaaaattagaatattgtgataaagttctttattttctgtaatgcaattaaaaaaacaaaaatgtcatacattctggattcattacaaatcaactgaaatattgcaagccttttattattttaatattgctgattatggcttacagcttaagaaaactcaaatatcctatctctaaatattagaatatcatgaaaaagtatactagtagggtgttcaacgaatcacttgaatcgtctaattaactcgaaacacctgcaagggtttcctgagccttgaaaaacactcagcttggttcagtaaactaaatcacaagtatggggaagactgctgatttgactgctgtccagaggaccatcattgacaacctccatcaggagggtaagacacaaaaagaaatgtctcaaagagcaagctgttcacagagtgcagtttcaaagcacatccacaaaaagtctgttggaagggggaaatgtggcaggaaacgctgcacaaccaagagagatgaccgcagccttaacagcattgtgaagaagagtcgcttccagaatttgggggagcttcaaagacagtggactgaagctggagtccaggtatcaaaagccactgttcacagacgtgtccgggaaatgggctacaatagccgtattgccatggtcaagccacttctgaactcaagacaacgga
Protein-coding sequences here:
- the alkbh7 gene encoding alpha-ketoglutarate-dependent dioxygenase alkB homolog 7, mitochondrial; the encoded protein is MKLLLTVLKRIHKPAVYTRHQRRLSSRASSGLLPLQDEAVIVGSSPELVQRLCSQVAVRTVFITEEEEGALLQELEPGLKKKRYEFDHWDNAIHGYRETERARWGATCEEVLNRVRSVAFPQGSPLLGPVHILDLDKTGYIKPHIDSVKFCGSTIAGLSLLSDSIMRLVKEDDANEWLDLLLPRRSLYILRDQARFNFTHQILKDEESVFSGQRVPRLRRISVICRNLPG